A genomic region of Raphanus sativus cultivar WK10039 chromosome 6, ASM80110v3, whole genome shotgun sequence contains the following coding sequences:
- the LOC108807278 gene encoding ubiquitin-conjugating enzyme E2 29 yields MATRRILKELRELQRDPPMSCSAGPVGEDMFHWQATIMGPNESPYTGGVFLVTINFSQDYPFKPPKVVFRTKVFHPNINNNGNICLDILKDQWSPALTISKVLLSVCSLLTDPNPDDPLVPDIAHIYKTDKVKYEAMARSWTQKYALY; encoded by the exons ATGGCAACGAGAAGGATTTTGAAAGAGCTGAGGGAGTTGCAGAGAGACCCTCCTATGTCATGCAGTGCAG GTCCAGTAGGAGAAGACATGTTTCATTGGCAAGCTACAATAATGGGTCCTAACGAAAGTCCATACACAGGAGGTGTTTTCCTTGTCACTATCAATTTCTCTCAAGATTATCCGTTCAAACCTCCCAAG GTTGTATTCAGAACCAAAGTGTTTCACCCTAACATCAACAACAACGGGAACATCTGTTTGGACATCCTCAAAGACCAGTGGAGCCCTGCCCTGACAATCTCTAAG GTGCTTCTCTCTGTGTGCTCTCTTCTCACAGACCCAAACCCTGACGATCCTCTGGTTCCAGATATAGCTCACATATACAAAACCGACAAGGTCAAGTACGAAGCCATGGCTAGAAGCTGGACCCAGAAGTATGCCTTGTACTAA
- the LOC108806762 gene encoding rac-like GTP-binding protein ARAC3 isoform X2, producing MSASRFIKCVTVGDGAVGKTCLLISYTSNTFPTDYVPTVFDNFSANVIVDGNTINLGLWDTAGQEDYNRLRPLSYRGADVFLLAFSLVSKASYENVAKKWVPELRHYAPGVPIILVGTKLDLRDDKQYFVEHPGAVPISTVQGEELKKLVGASAYIESSAKTQQNVKAVFDAAIKVVLQPPKNKKKKKRKSQKGCSIL from the exons ATGAGTGCTTCAAGGTTCATAAAGTGCGTCACCGTCGGTGACGGCGCCGTCGGCAAGACTTGTCTACTCATCTCCTACACAAGCAACACTTTCCCCACT GATTATGTGCCTACTGTGTTTGATAATTTCAGCGCTAATGTGATTGTTGATGGGAACACCATCAACTTAGGATTGTGGGACACTGCAG GACAAGAGGACTATAATAGACTAAGACCATTGAGCTATCGTGGTGCTGATGTCTTCTTGCTCGCATTCTCTCTCGTCAGCAAAGCTAGCTATGAAAATGTTGCTAAAAAG TGGGTTCCTGAACTCAGACATTACGCTCCTGGTGTTCCCATCATCCTTGTTGGAACAAAGCTTG ATCTTCGAGATGATAAGCAGTACTTTGTTGAGCACCCTGGAGCTGTGCCTATATCTACTGTTCAG GGTGAAGAACTGAAGAAGCTTGTTGGAGCTTCTGCTTATATAGAATCCAGTGCAAAGACACAACAG AATGTAAAAGCTGTCTTTGATGCGGCTATTAAAGTAGTTCTCCAGCCACctaaaaacaagaagaaaaagaagagaaagtcTCAGAAAGGCTGTTCTATATTGTGA
- the LOC108806762 gene encoding rac-like GTP-binding protein ARAC3 isoform X1, with protein MSASRFIKCVTVGDGAVGKTCLLISYTSNTFPTDYVPTVFDNFSANVIVDGNTINLGLWDTAGKFDQNFFLSFVVVSYLSFFNFCVFMFCLDENNTGQEDYNRLRPLSYRGADVFLLAFSLVSKASYENVAKKWVPELRHYAPGVPIILVGTKLDLRDDKQYFVEHPGAVPISTVQGEELKKLVGASAYIESSAKTQQNVKAVFDAAIKVVLQPPKNKKKKKRKSQKGCSIL; from the exons ATGAGTGCTTCAAGGTTCATAAAGTGCGTCACCGTCGGTGACGGCGCCGTCGGCAAGACTTGTCTACTCATCTCCTACACAAGCAACACTTTCCCCACT GATTATGTGCCTACTGTGTTTGATAATTTCAGCGCTAATGTGATTGTTGATGGGAACACCATCAACTTAGGATTGTGGGACACTGCAGGCAAGTTTGATCaaaatttctttctttcttttgttgttgtgtCTTATTTATCTTTCTTTAACTTTTGTGTGTTTATGTTCTGCCTTGATGAAAACAACACAGGACAAGAGGACTATAATAGACTAAGACCATTGAGCTATCGTGGTGCTGATGTCTTCTTGCTCGCATTCTCTCTCGTCAGCAAAGCTAGCTATGAAAATGTTGCTAAAAAG TGGGTTCCTGAACTCAGACATTACGCTCCTGGTGTTCCCATCATCCTTGTTGGAACAAAGCTTG ATCTTCGAGATGATAAGCAGTACTTTGTTGAGCACCCTGGAGCTGTGCCTATATCTACTGTTCAG GGTGAAGAACTGAAGAAGCTTGTTGGAGCTTCTGCTTATATAGAATCCAGTGCAAAGACACAACAG AATGTAAAAGCTGTCTTTGATGCGGCTATTAAAGTAGTTCTCCAGCCACctaaaaacaagaagaaaaagaagagaaagtcTCAGAAAGGCTGTTCTATATTGTGA